One window from the genome of Anticarsia gemmatalis isolate Benzon Research Colony breed Stoneville strain chromosome 8, ilAntGemm2 primary, whole genome shotgun sequence encodes:
- the LOC142975096 gene encoding uncharacterized protein LOC142975096 isoform X6, whose amino-acid sequence MADDDEIDILGDFSFNSCFAQNNQGIPSCSSREDTVHPQWLLDSTETNWVKEGSPKKLYGNNSSDKYSNEVSSHTTWSQAEREILVREMAKYGRNVRKISQSLKTKTEAEIQALIEAEYGVHLDTPSFGLDKPEDHEDVPAVGQEEIVTDDVTTMNNVLNMVSTGAPTITLPKKPFRKKNTNTKSLLKPNILLENKSELLAINPAEILYEDDLIIGSTESIGSDLDVTDIVSKNIVKYQAKVKAEKKIGNHRRKVSRNYDKGRTRNRSKELIKSPQGRQRKDSSLSEDSLKSPKMQIVLGSGQALPVSEGEQVIKIEKKKDSDPESDIEIDVDSDTDNMSNKSTPKKDHSVRATSEEAPIAVPLSRFEPMPKRQKKINLDGGGGYTIMHTESGDLFAVGNEPRKERAPKKQHVQLLHCRVYNAEKPAPFEVRVHVSTLLLMDAHAHSSRAEVMGLLGGAVSERDVTGGGARLVLTVTAYRTAAAAAGSTHCDMDPVSQSLAAESLRASHIVCGWHHSHPQFPAAPSAQDLVSQRGLQRALEWRLPFLGFITSQHWPTGRTASQYRCIRVEDIDDAEVPIGYQFSVKLLPDLTPDSLPSFLRELRSVMICDNNRNEYSVDMVRDKCPQAGITYLEKCISSASHHMRSAGYADDDPLVKNLIQGIRDVFR is encoded by the exons atgGCGGACGACGACGAGATTGACATTTTAGGAGATTTCTCTTTTAATTCTTGTTTTGCTCAGAATAATCAAGGAAT ACCTTCGTGTTCCAGTCGCGAAGACACGGTGCACCCGCAGTGGCTTCTTGACTCCACAGAAACGAATTG GGTCAAAGAAGGTTCACCAAAGAAGCTGTACGGCAACAACTCATCAGACAAGTACAGCAATGAGGTGTCCTCTCACACCACTTGGAGCCAGGCTGAAAGAGAAATACTGGTTAGAGAAATG gcaAAATATGGAAGAAATGTACGAAAAATATCACAATCTTTGAAAACGAAGACTGAGGCAGAGATACAAGCATTAATAGAAGCTGAATATGGAGTGCACTTGGATACACCGTCATTTGGCCTCGACAAGCCCGAAGACCACGAGGACGTGCCCGCAGTAGGCCAGGAAGAAATAGTCACAGATGACGTTACAACAATGAATAATGTACTAAATATGGTCTCGACTGGAGCACCAACAATTACTCTCCCAAAAAAACCATTcagaaagaaaaatactaaCACAAAGAGCTTATTAAAACCTAACATTTTACTTGAGAACAAGTCTGAATTACTAGCTATAAATCCTGCTGAAATATTGTACGAAGATGATCTTATAATAGGCTCGACTGAATCCATCGGTTCTGATTTAGATGTTACAGATATTGTATCGAAGAATATAGTTAAATATCAAGCGAAAGTCAAGGCTGAGAAGAAAATAGGGAATCATAGGAGAAAAGTGTCAAGGAATTATGATAAAGGTAGAACGAGGAATAGGAGTAAGGAATTGATCAAGTCGCCTCAAGGCAGGCAGAGGAAGGATTCAAGTTTGTCTGAGGATAGTTTGAAGAGTCCTAAAATGCAGATTGTTTTGGGGTCTGGACAAGCATTGCCGGTGTCTGAAGGGGAACAAGTG ATTAAAATAGAGAAGAAGAAAGACTCGGACCCGGAGAGCGACATAGAGATAGACGTGGACAGTGATACCGACAACATGTCTAACAAGAGTACGCCCAAGAAGGACCATAGTGTAAGAGCTACCAGTGAGGAGGCACCTATAGCTGTACCGCTCAGCAGGTTCGAACCTATGCCGAAACGACAGAAGAAAATCAACCTG GATGGCGGGGGTGGCTATACGATAATGCACACGGAGTCAGGCGATCTGTTCGCGGTAGGCAATGAGCCGCGCAAGGAGCGAGCACCCAAGAAACAACACGTACAGCTGTTACATTGCAGAGTGTATAATGCTGAGAAGCcg GCACCTTTCGAAGTGCGAGTGCACGTATcaactctgctcctaatggacGCGCACGCGCACTCGTCCCGCGCGGAAGTGATGGGTCTGCTGGGCGGGGCCGTGAGCGAGCGTGACGTCACGGGGGGCGGGGCGCGCCTCGTGCTCACTGTTACTGCGTACCGGACTGCTGCTGCCGCGGCTGGTAGCACGCATTGTGATATGGACCCTG TATCTCAATCGCTGGCAGCGGAGTCTCTCCGCGCCTCGCACATAGTATGCGGCTGGCACCACTCGCACCCGCAGTTCCCGGCGGCGCCGTCAGCTCAGGACCTGGTGTCGCAGCGCGGCCTGCAGCGGGCGCTGGAGTGGCGCCTGCCCTTCCTGGGGTTCATCACCTCGCAGCACTGGCCCACTGGCAGGACAGCTTCGCAATACCG TTGTATCCGCGTCGAAGACATCGACGACGCGGAAGTGCCGATCGGCTACCAATTCAGTGTGAAGTTACTGCCGGACCTGACGCCCGACTCTCTGCCCTCGTTCTTGAGAGAACTGCGCTCCGTCATGATATGTGACAACAACAGGAATGAGTACAGTGTCGACATGGTGCGTGATAAGTGTCCGCAGGCGGGAATCACTTATTTAGAAAAG TGCATATCGAGTGCATCCCACCACATGCGGTCAGCGGGCTACGCGGACGACGACCCCCTAGTTAAGAACCTCATACAAGGCATCAGAGATGTGTTCAGATAG
- the LOC142975096 gene encoding uncharacterized protein LOC142975096 isoform X5 has protein sequence MADDDEIDILGDFSFNSCFAQNNQGIPSCSSREDTVHPQWLLDSTETNCRVKEGSPKKLYGNNSSDKYSNEVSSHTTWSQAEREILVREMAKYGRNVRKISQSLKTKTEAEIQALIEAEYGVHLDTPSFGLDKPEDHEDVPAVGQEEIVTDDVTTMNNVLNMVSTGAPTITLPKKPFRKKNTNTKSLLKPNILLENKSELLAINPAEILYEDDLIIGSTESIGSDLDVTDIVSKNIVKYQAKVKAEKKIGNHRRKVSRNYDKGRTRNRSKELIKSPQGRQRKDSSLSEDSLKSPKMQIVLGSGQALPVSEGEQVIKIEKKKDSDPESDIEIDVDSDTDNMSNKSTPKKDHSVRATSEEAPIAVPLSRFEPMPKRQKKINLDGGGGYTIMHTESGDLFAVGNEPRKERAPKKQHVQLLHCRVYNAEKPAPFEVRVHVSTLLLMDAHAHSSRAEVMGLLGGAVSERDVTGGGARLVLTVTAYRTAAAAAGSTHCDMDPVSQSLAAESLRASHIVCGWHHSHPQFPAAPSAQDLVSQRGLQRALEWRLPFLGFITSQHWPTGRTASQYRCIRVEDIDDAEVPIGYQFSVKLLPDLTPDSLPSFLRELRSVMICDNNRNEYSVDMVRDKCPQAGITYLEKCISSASHHMRSAGYADDDPLVKNLIQGIRDVFR, from the exons atgGCGGACGACGACGAGATTGACATTTTAGGAGATTTCTCTTTTAATTCTTGTTTTGCTCAGAATAATCAAGGAAT ACCTTCGTGTTCCAGTCGCGAAGACACGGTGCACCCGCAGTGGCTTCTTGACTCCACAGAAACGAATTG CAGGGTCAAAGAAGGTTCACCAAAGAAGCTGTACGGCAACAACTCATCAGACAAGTACAGCAATGAGGTGTCCTCTCACACCACTTGGAGCCAGGCTGAAAGAGAAATACTGGTTAGAGAAATG gcaAAATATGGAAGAAATGTACGAAAAATATCACAATCTTTGAAAACGAAGACTGAGGCAGAGATACAAGCATTAATAGAAGCTGAATATGGAGTGCACTTGGATACACCGTCATTTGGCCTCGACAAGCCCGAAGACCACGAGGACGTGCCCGCAGTAGGCCAGGAAGAAATAGTCACAGATGACGTTACAACAATGAATAATGTACTAAATATGGTCTCGACTGGAGCACCAACAATTACTCTCCCAAAAAAACCATTcagaaagaaaaatactaaCACAAAGAGCTTATTAAAACCTAACATTTTACTTGAGAACAAGTCTGAATTACTAGCTATAAATCCTGCTGAAATATTGTACGAAGATGATCTTATAATAGGCTCGACTGAATCCATCGGTTCTGATTTAGATGTTACAGATATTGTATCGAAGAATATAGTTAAATATCAAGCGAAAGTCAAGGCTGAGAAGAAAATAGGGAATCATAGGAGAAAAGTGTCAAGGAATTATGATAAAGGTAGAACGAGGAATAGGAGTAAGGAATTGATCAAGTCGCCTCAAGGCAGGCAGAGGAAGGATTCAAGTTTGTCTGAGGATAGTTTGAAGAGTCCTAAAATGCAGATTGTTTTGGGGTCTGGACAAGCATTGCCGGTGTCTGAAGGGGAACAAGTG ATTAAAATAGAGAAGAAGAAAGACTCGGACCCGGAGAGCGACATAGAGATAGACGTGGACAGTGATACCGACAACATGTCTAACAAGAGTACGCCCAAGAAGGACCATAGTGTAAGAGCTACCAGTGAGGAGGCACCTATAGCTGTACCGCTCAGCAGGTTCGAACCTATGCCGAAACGACAGAAGAAAATCAACCTG GATGGCGGGGGTGGCTATACGATAATGCACACGGAGTCAGGCGATCTGTTCGCGGTAGGCAATGAGCCGCGCAAGGAGCGAGCACCCAAGAAACAACACGTACAGCTGTTACATTGCAGAGTGTATAATGCTGAGAAGCcg GCACCTTTCGAAGTGCGAGTGCACGTATcaactctgctcctaatggacGCGCACGCGCACTCGTCCCGCGCGGAAGTGATGGGTCTGCTGGGCGGGGCCGTGAGCGAGCGTGACGTCACGGGGGGCGGGGCGCGCCTCGTGCTCACTGTTACTGCGTACCGGACTGCTGCTGCCGCGGCTGGTAGCACGCATTGTGATATGGACCCTG TATCTCAATCGCTGGCAGCGGAGTCTCTCCGCGCCTCGCACATAGTATGCGGCTGGCACCACTCGCACCCGCAGTTCCCGGCGGCGCCGTCAGCTCAGGACCTGGTGTCGCAGCGCGGCCTGCAGCGGGCGCTGGAGTGGCGCCTGCCCTTCCTGGGGTTCATCACCTCGCAGCACTGGCCCACTGGCAGGACAGCTTCGCAATACCG TTGTATCCGCGTCGAAGACATCGACGACGCGGAAGTGCCGATCGGCTACCAATTCAGTGTGAAGTTACTGCCGGACCTGACGCCCGACTCTCTGCCCTCGTTCTTGAGAGAACTGCGCTCCGTCATGATATGTGACAACAACAGGAATGAGTACAGTGTCGACATGGTGCGTGATAAGTGTCCGCAGGCGGGAATCACTTATTTAGAAAAG TGCATATCGAGTGCATCCCACCACATGCGGTCAGCGGGCTACGCGGACGACGACCCCCTAGTTAAGAACCTCATACAAGGCATCAGAGATGTGTTCAGATAG
- the LOC142975096 gene encoding uncharacterized protein LOC142975096 isoform X7: MADDDEIDILGDFSFNSCFAQNNQGIREDTVHPQWLLDSTETNCRVKEGSPKKLYGNNSSDKYSNEVSSHTTWSQAEREILVREMAKYGRNVRKISQSLKTKTEAEIQALIEAEYGVHLDTPSFGLDKPEDHEDVPAVGQEEIVTDDVTTMNNVLNMVSTGAPTITLPKKPFRKKNTNTKSLLKPNILLENKSELLAINPAEILYEDDLIIGSTESIGSDLDVTDIVSKNIVKYQAKVKAEKKIGNHRRKVSRNYDKGRTRNRSKELIKSPQGRQRKDSSLSEDSLKSPKMQIVLGSGQALPVSEGEQVIKIEKKKDSDPESDIEIDVDSDTDNMSNKSTPKKDHSVRATSEEAPIAVPLSRFEPMPKRQKKINLDGGGGYTIMHTESGDLFAVGNEPRKERAPKKQHVQLLHCRVYNAEKPAPFEVRVHVSTLLLMDAHAHSSRAEVMGLLGGAVSERDVTGGGARLVLTVTAYRTAAAAAGSTHCDMDPVSQSLAAESLRASHIVCGWHHSHPQFPAAPSAQDLVSQRGLQRALEWRLPFLGFITSQHWPTGRTASQYRCIRVEDIDDAEVPIGYQFSVKLLPDLTPDSLPSFLRELRSVMICDNNRNEYSVDMVRDKCPQAGITYLEKCISSASHHMRSAGYADDDPLVKNLIQGIRDVFR, translated from the exons atgGCGGACGACGACGAGATTGACATTTTAGGAGATTTCTCTTTTAATTCTTGTTTTGCTCAGAATAATCAAGGAAT TCGCGAAGACACGGTGCACCCGCAGTGGCTTCTTGACTCCACAGAAACGAATTG CAGGGTCAAAGAAGGTTCACCAAAGAAGCTGTACGGCAACAACTCATCAGACAAGTACAGCAATGAGGTGTCCTCTCACACCACTTGGAGCCAGGCTGAAAGAGAAATACTGGTTAGAGAAATG gcaAAATATGGAAGAAATGTACGAAAAATATCACAATCTTTGAAAACGAAGACTGAGGCAGAGATACAAGCATTAATAGAAGCTGAATATGGAGTGCACTTGGATACACCGTCATTTGGCCTCGACAAGCCCGAAGACCACGAGGACGTGCCCGCAGTAGGCCAGGAAGAAATAGTCACAGATGACGTTACAACAATGAATAATGTACTAAATATGGTCTCGACTGGAGCACCAACAATTACTCTCCCAAAAAAACCATTcagaaagaaaaatactaaCACAAAGAGCTTATTAAAACCTAACATTTTACTTGAGAACAAGTCTGAATTACTAGCTATAAATCCTGCTGAAATATTGTACGAAGATGATCTTATAATAGGCTCGACTGAATCCATCGGTTCTGATTTAGATGTTACAGATATTGTATCGAAGAATATAGTTAAATATCAAGCGAAAGTCAAGGCTGAGAAGAAAATAGGGAATCATAGGAGAAAAGTGTCAAGGAATTATGATAAAGGTAGAACGAGGAATAGGAGTAAGGAATTGATCAAGTCGCCTCAAGGCAGGCAGAGGAAGGATTCAAGTTTGTCTGAGGATAGTTTGAAGAGTCCTAAAATGCAGATTGTTTTGGGGTCTGGACAAGCATTGCCGGTGTCTGAAGGGGAACAAGTG ATTAAAATAGAGAAGAAGAAAGACTCGGACCCGGAGAGCGACATAGAGATAGACGTGGACAGTGATACCGACAACATGTCTAACAAGAGTACGCCCAAGAAGGACCATAGTGTAAGAGCTACCAGTGAGGAGGCACCTATAGCTGTACCGCTCAGCAGGTTCGAACCTATGCCGAAACGACAGAAGAAAATCAACCTG GATGGCGGGGGTGGCTATACGATAATGCACACGGAGTCAGGCGATCTGTTCGCGGTAGGCAATGAGCCGCGCAAGGAGCGAGCACCCAAGAAACAACACGTACAGCTGTTACATTGCAGAGTGTATAATGCTGAGAAGCcg GCACCTTTCGAAGTGCGAGTGCACGTATcaactctgctcctaatggacGCGCACGCGCACTCGTCCCGCGCGGAAGTGATGGGTCTGCTGGGCGGGGCCGTGAGCGAGCGTGACGTCACGGGGGGCGGGGCGCGCCTCGTGCTCACTGTTACTGCGTACCGGACTGCTGCTGCCGCGGCTGGTAGCACGCATTGTGATATGGACCCTG TATCTCAATCGCTGGCAGCGGAGTCTCTCCGCGCCTCGCACATAGTATGCGGCTGGCACCACTCGCACCCGCAGTTCCCGGCGGCGCCGTCAGCTCAGGACCTGGTGTCGCAGCGCGGCCTGCAGCGGGCGCTGGAGTGGCGCCTGCCCTTCCTGGGGTTCATCACCTCGCAGCACTGGCCCACTGGCAGGACAGCTTCGCAATACCG TTGTATCCGCGTCGAAGACATCGACGACGCGGAAGTGCCGATCGGCTACCAATTCAGTGTGAAGTTACTGCCGGACCTGACGCCCGACTCTCTGCCCTCGTTCTTGAGAGAACTGCGCTCCGTCATGATATGTGACAACAACAGGAATGAGTACAGTGTCGACATGGTGCGTGATAAGTGTCCGCAGGCGGGAATCACTTATTTAGAAAAG TGCATATCGAGTGCATCCCACCACATGCGGTCAGCGGGCTACGCGGACGACGACCCCCTAGTTAAGAACCTCATACAAGGCATCAGAGATGTGTTCAGATAG